A window of the Cicer arietinum cultivar CDC Frontier isolate Library 1 chromosome 6, Cicar.CDCFrontier_v2.0, whole genome shotgun sequence genome harbors these coding sequences:
- the LOC101503969 gene encoding T-complex protein 1 subunit alpha gives MSLGNQTLDISGERQSGQDVRTQNVVACQAVANIVKTSLGPVGLDKMLVDDIGDVTITNDGATILKMLEVEHPAAKVLVELAELQDREVGDGTTSVVIVAAELLKRANDLVRNKIHPTSIISGYRLAMREACKYVDEKLAVKVDKLGKDSLVNCAKTSMSSKLIAGDSDFFANLVVDAVQAVKMTNARGEVRYPIKGINILKAHGKSAKDSFLMNGYALNTGRAAQGMPLKVSPAKIACLDFNLQKTKMQLGVQVLVSDPRELEKIRQREADTTKERIEKLLKAGANVVLTTKGIDDMALKYFVEAGAIAVRRVRKEDMRHVAKATGATLVSTFADMEGEETFEPSFLGTADEVVEERIADDAVIMIKGTKTSSAVSLILRGANDYMLDEMDRALHDALSIVKRTLESNTVVAGGGAVESALSVYLEYLATTLGSREQLAIAEFAESLLIIPKVLAVNAAKDATELVAKLRAYHHTAQTKADKKHLSSMGLDLSEGKIRNNLEAGVIEPAMSKVKIIQFATEAAITILRIDDMIKLVKEEGQNGEE, from the exons ATGTCGCTCGGTAATCAAACCCTTGATATCTCCGGCGAACGACAATCAGGCCAAGACGTTCGTACTCAAAACG TGGTAGCATGTCAAGCCGTCGCTAACATCGTCAAAACCTCATTAGGTCCCGTTGGTCTCGACAAG ATGCTTGTTGATGACATTGGTGACGTTACTATCACTAATGACGGTGCTACTATACTTAAGATGTTGGAAGTTGAACACCCCGCTGCTAAG GTTTTGGTTGAACTTGCTGAACTTCAGGATAGAGAAGTTGGAGATGGCACTACTTCCGTTGTTATTGTAGCTGCAGAGCTTCTCAAA aGAGCAAATGACCTTGTCAGGAATAAAATTCATCCAACTTCAATTATCAGTGGATATAGa CTTGCTATGCGAGAAGCTTGTAAATATGTAGATGAAAAGCTGGCTGTCAAG GTTGACAAGCTGGGGAAGGATTCACTAGTCAACTGCGCCAAGACCAGCATGTCGTCAAAGCTGATAGCCGGCGACAGTGATTTTTTTGCCAATTTG GTTGTAGATGCAGTGCAAGCTGTAAAGATGACCAATGCTCGGGGTGAAGTTAGATACCCAATCAAG ggaattaatatattaaaggCACATGGTAAAAGTGCTAAAGACAGCTTTTTGATGAATGGTTATGCTCTAAATACTGGCCGTGCTGCACAAGGAATGCCTCTTAAGGTTTCCCCTGCAAAAATTGCTTGTCTTGATTTCAATCTTCAGAAGACAAAAATGCAATTGGGTGTTCAAGTATTAGTTTCTGATCCCAGGGAACTTGAGAAAATTCGCCAAAG AGAGGCTGATACGACTAAGGAACGCATTGAAAAACTACTGAAAGCTGGAGCCAATGTTGTTCTAACCACTAAAGGGATTGATGACATGGCACTCAAG TACTTTGTTGAGGCTGGAGCAATTGCTGTGAGACGTGTGCGGAAAGAGGATATGCGTCATGTTGCCAAAGCAACTGGGGCAACTTTG GTCTCAACATTTGCTGACATGGAAGGGGAGGAAACTTTTGAACCATCATTTCTTGGAACTGCAGATGAGGTTGTTGAGGAGCGTATAGCTGACGATGCTGTAATCATGATTAAAGGAACCAAAACTTCTAGTGCA GTCTCTTTGATTCTCAGAGGTGCAAATGACTATATGCTTGATGAGATGGATAGAGCTCTCCATGATGCACTATCAATTGTCAAGAGAACGCTTGAGTCAAATACC GTGGTGGCTGGTGGAGGTGCTGTTGAATCAGCATTATCAGTTTATTTGGAATACCTTGCTACAACTTTAGGATCGCGGGAGCAGTTGGCTATAGCAGAGTTTGCTGAGTCTCTGTTGATCATTCCAAAG GTTCTTGCTGTCAATGCTGCTAAGGATGCCACAGAGCTGGTTGCAAAATTACGGGCCTACCACCATACTGCACAAACTAAAGCAGATAAGAAGCATTTATCAAG CATGGGTTTGGATCTTTCAGAAGGAAAGATTAGAAACAACTTGGAGGCTGGAGTAATCGAGCCTGCGATGAGCAAAGTCAAAATTATTCAG TTTGCAACTGAAGCTGCTATTACTATTCTCCGGATCGATGACATGATCAAGCTTGTCAAGGAGGAAGGTCAAAATGGGGAGGAATAG
- the LOC101508474 gene encoding probable inactive poly [ADP-ribose] polymerase SRO2 — protein MYPIEKLTCKGLMNIVEEESEEYEFVKKGFVKGMGFMGHVTNVMAIHKNNVSSSLVRQARLDSFHIFSKAVSIKCGGDANVKCAWYGGSLDELIEIVSIGFTGCHIHVEDDESHGVGISLFSANFSIDSAMCTVVDENGLRHVMLCKVILGNVENVPADSKQSQPSCKKYDTGVDDISAPTKYIIWTAFMNSHIHPDYIISFNYNNYIKDTFWTIKPGSQYVMFPNLVARVSNHLSPSKMCSLLKSYWNYKEEKIRREIWIKRVRKIVGDDGLLHSVITHGDLQPL, from the exons atgtatcCAATTGAGAAATTGACTTGCAAGGGGCTAATGAACATAGTAGAAGAAGAGAGTGAAGAATATGAATTTGTTAAGAAAGGTTTTGTAAAGGGTATGGGATTTATGGGGCATGTCACAAATGTCATGGCTATTCATAAGAACAACGTTTCCTCTAGTTTGGTAAGGCAAGCTCGTTTGGATTCATTTCACATTTTTTCTAAGGCGGTGTCAATTAAATGCGGAGGGGATGCTAATGTGAAGTGTGCTTGGTATGGTGGCTCATTAGATGAACTTATAGAGATTGTATCTATTGGATTCACCGGATGCCACATTCATGTAGAGGATGATGAGTCTCATGGTGTTGGAATTTCCTTATTTTCTGCCAATTTTTCCATTGATAG TGCAATGTGTACGGTGGTAGATGAGAATGGTTTGAGGCATGTGATGCTATGCAAAGTGATACTAGGGAATGTTGAAAATGTTCCAGCTGATTCAAAACAGAGCCAGCCTAGTTGTAAGAAATATGACACTGGGGTCGATGATATTTCAGcaccaacaaaatatattatatggaCTGCTTTTATGAATTCACACATTCACCCGGATTATATTATAAGTTTCaactataataattatatcaagG ATACATTTTGGACAATAAAACCTGGATCACAATATGTGATGTTTCCTAATCTAGTGGCAAGAGTTTCAAATCATTTGAGTCCATCAAAAATGTGTTCGTTACTGAAAAGCTACTGGAATTACAAA GAGGAAAAGATTAGAAGAGAAATATGGATAAAGAGAGTGAGGAAGATAGTAGGAGATGATGGATTGCTGCATTCAGTGATCACTCATGGCGATTTGCAGCCTCTTTAG
- the LOC101504286 gene encoding F-box protein At3g07870-like, with protein sequence MKSFQSAFNSFIQKLFSGCFLFSTKPNPILILDRFYYNNSNNIYAHHLFLLDVKTKLLKELHVPKVTHSNIMGFKIIGSCHGLLCIAHYSLHQNSTLFIWNPATKQTRTIIEQQQESLLLLPPDCLIGFYFNNHNEKSHDFYVVRLHSFEETKSDSLGKIYSIRAEKYSLSDGLWREIKGCDQNLILKGNLFWTENCVTVEETLFWVAIEVSEKVSHEMIISFNSCNNVISKIEMPFSSKDCAEVYKKLAVYKDSLSLVICSESKNMEQWLDLWVLSDEYEGVECWNKVQTIGMFSRLERPVGVWKNEILMATNKMIHGVGGIVALLPEDDIGDEFSYNILNYEESFIPLDYVEESDYIESEGFLLI encoded by the coding sequence ATGAAGTCTTTTCAGAGTGCTTTCAACTCATTCATCCAAAAACTCTTTTCAGGTTGCTTTCTTTTCTCTACCAAACCAAACCCAATTCTAATTCTTGACCGCTTTTACTATAACAATAGCAACAACATTTATGCCCACCACCTATTTCTTCTAGATGTCAAAACAAAGCTTCTCAAAGAGCTTCATGTTCCAAAAGTAACACATTCTAACATTATGGGTTTTAAGATCATAGGTTCATGTCATGGTTTACTTTGTATTGCTCATTATTCCTTACACCAAAACTCTACCCTTTTCATTTGGAATCCAGCCACAAAACAAACCAGAACAATCATTGAACAACAACAAGAATCCTTGTTGTTGTTGCCACCAGATTGTCTTATAGGCTTTTACTTCAACAACCACAATGAAAAAAGTCATGATTTTTATGTAGTAAGGCTTCACTCTTTTGAAGAAACCAAGAGTGATTCTCTTGGCAAAATTTATTCTATTCGAGCTGAAAAGTACTCTCTGAGTGATGGATTGTGGAGAGAAATAAAGGGCTGtgatcaaaatttgattttgaaaggAAATTTGTTTTGGACTGAGAATTGTGTCACAGTTGAAGAAACTTTGTTTTGGGTGGCTATTGAGGTAAGTGAAAAAGTTAGCCATGAAATGATTATCTCTTTTAATTCATGTAACAATGTTATTAGCAAGATAGAGATGCCCTTTTCTTCTAAGGATTGTGCTGAAGTTTATAAGAAACTTGCAGTGTATAAGGATTCTCTTTCTTTGGTTATTTGCTCAGAAAGTAAAAATATGGAACAATGGTTAGATTTATGGGTTTTAAGTGATGAATATGAAGGCGTGGAGTGTTGGAATAAGGTTCAAACTATAGGTATGTTTTCAAGATTAGAGCGACCAGTTGGTGTTTGGAAAAATGAAATTCTTATGGCCACAAATAAAATGATACATGGTGTTGGTGGAATTGTAGCTTTGCTTCCAGAAGATGATATTGGAGATGAGTTTTcatataacattttaaattatgaagAGAGCTTCATTCCTTTGGATTATGTGGAGGAATCTGATTACATTGAAAGTGAAGGATTTTTGTTGATATGA
- the LOC101504618 gene encoding uncharacterized protein gives MSCCCSIWKCRFFNKPPYKKYHNIFYLYNTFPKFCFIWYKVIKLMASNNGSYKNTETSRKVMVVADPTRESAGALQYALCHAVMEQDELILLHVLENPNSWRNTLSTFLKMPSLGTSTTASMIDFGGGGGGGGGGDQGEGVVDFLEEMKKACMVSQPKLKVRVLKVEMDNGKDRANTILSHIINQGVHVVVIGQKRTLSSTLLGYKRPTGGSLKGIDTAEYLIQNTPYTSTCVAVQRKGQNGGYVLNTKTQRNFWLLA, from the exons ATGAGTTGTTGTTGTAGTATATGGAAATGTCGATTCTTCAATAAACCACCATACAAAAAATATCATAACATATTTTACTTGTACAACACGTTTCCCAAATTTTGTTTCATATGGTACAAGGTAATTAAATTAATGGCAAGTAATAATGGTAGTTATAAGAACACAGAAACATCACGCAAGGTAATGGTGGTAGCTGATCCAACACGTGAATCAGCTGGTGCACTTCAATATGCACTTTGCCATGCTGTGATGGAACAAGATGAATTGATTCTATTACATGTTCTTGAGAATCCAAATTCATGGAGAAACACACTTTCAACTTTTCTTAAGATGCCTTCATTAGGAACATCAACAACTGCTTCAATGATTGATTTTGGAGGTGGTGGTGGCGGTGGCGGTGGTGGAGATCAAGGTGAAGGTGTTGTTGATTTTCTTGAAGAAATGAAGAAGGCTTGTATGGTTTCTCAACCTAAATTGAAAGTTCGTGTGTTGAAGGTTGAAATGGATAATGGCAAAGATAGGGCTAATACTATTCTTTCACATATCATTAATCAAGGGGTTCATGTTGTAGTTATAGGCCAAAAACGCACTCTTTCTTCCACATTATTAGG ATATAAACGACCTACAGGAGGATCATTGAAAGGGATAGACACAGCAGAGTATTTGATCCAAAACACACCTTACACCAGCACATGTGTTGCAGTTCAGAGAAAAGGTCAAAATGGAGGCTATGTTCTCAATACTAAAACACAGAGAAACTTCTGGCTTTTAGCCTAA
- the LOC101504938 gene encoding actin-depolymerizing factor 1-like, with product MANAASGMAVHDDCKLRFLELKAKRTHRFIIYKIEENQKQVIVEKLGEPIQGYEDFAACLPAFPANLPADECRYAVYDFEFLTEGNVPKSRIFFIAWSPDTSRVRNKMIYASSKDRFKRELDGIQIELQATDPTEIGLDVFKTRAN from the exons ATG GCAAACGCAGCGTCGGGTATGGCGGTTCATGATGACTGCAAGTTGAGGTTTTTGGAGCTCAAAGCAAAAAGGACACACAGGTTCATAATTTATAAGATTGAAGAGAATCAGAAACAAGTCATTGTGGAGAAGCTTGGTGAGCCTATCCAAGGCTATGAAGATTTCGCTGCTTGCCTTCCTGCTTTCCCTGCCAATCTTCCTGCTGACGAGTGTCGATATGCTGTTTATGATTTTGAGTTTTTGACAGAAGGCAATGTCCCCAAAAGCAGGATTTTCTTCATTGCATG GTCTCCCGACACGTCAAGGGTCAGAAACAAGATGATTTATGCAAGCTCCAAAGATAGGTTCAAGAGAGAGCTAGATGGTATTCAAATAGAATTGCAAGCAACTGATCCTACTGAGATTGGTCTTGATGTGTTCAAAACCCGTGCCAACTAA
- the LOC101505243 gene encoding uncharacterized protein isoform X2, whose amino-acid sequence MSGKGGGQKVSSLSGIPAASRKMVQSLKEIVNNIPDNEIYATLKDCNMDPNEAVSRLLSQDPFHEVKSKREKKKEGKDITEPRSRGTNYNTSSRVGGGRTGTDRYVGRGGASSTQFSNSDYGFPQVKPVYKKENGTPAYGGPAPYGGSTSYASSVMENNVNRQLPSYSDSVGVSDGLSSSSHHGGLQSAWTVSPGQVSMADIVKMGRPQIKTSTLNPSVHSGNHQNAFSPPGASQHNLHSLQGHASNVSETNNDQGFAINPNVQQNDEWPSIEHQSTACVSSVVDAHPNSEYYTNSSNFGEANSQQKNHVNEFVVEDGPVETPDAVGSASIPGKIISDDIPGSASAFDDSLYTDINSYQSHRHPFDDNEDDNGVSSVAANLEQLNLRPDDQGTEPEEDNSDVLIPNHLQLHTPECFNLSFGSFGSKQNAGLSGSGTHASRPLNSNLEETSGATDVSAVGSSDSKNPDYYGDEHITTTSDANMPHITGVDVRSYEHSSISQPEILKSEPSETAQENQYSFPSFSHEFTYQNAQQPDVTYPHSQTNSQIQNLSPFSSVMAYTNSLPNALLASTGQTAREDMSYSPFPVTQSMPAKYSNMASSIGGPTINMSEALRANSISTPQPNPQALPGASVATGPSLPQHLAVHPYSQPTLPLGHFANMISYPFMPQSYTYMPSAFQQAFAGNSTYHQSLAAVLPQYKNSISVSSLPQSAAIPSGYGFGSSTSIPGGNYPLNPSAPPTSTAIGYDDVISSQYKENNHMISLQQNENSPMWVQGPGSRTMSVPPSTYYSFQGQNQQQAGGFRQNQQPSQHFGPHGYPNYYHSQSGISLEHQQQNPRDASLAGSQQQNPKQSQQLWQNSY is encoded by the exons ATGAGCGGCAAAGGCGGTGGACAAAAAGTTTCGTCGTTGTCGGGAATTCCGGCGGCGAGTCGGAAAATGGTTCAGAGCTTGAAAGAGATAGTAAACAACATCCCCGATAACGAGATCTATGCCACTCTCAAAGACTGTAACATGGACCCTAACGAAGCCGTTAGTCGTCTCCTCTCTCAAG ATCCCTTTCACGAGGTCAAGAGCAAacgagaaaagaaaaaagag GGTAAGGATATAACAGAACCAAGGTCTCGTGGGACAAACTATAATACTTCTAGTCGCGTTGGTGGTGGTAGGACCGGAACTGACCGCTATGTTGGACGCGGTGGTGCAAGTTCAACTCAATTCAGTAATAGTG ATTATGGTTTCCCGCAGGTTAAACCTGTATACAAGAAGGAAAATGGAACACCTGCTTATGGAGGCCCGGCCCCTTATGGAGGCTCGACCTCTTATGCATCTAGTGTGATGGAGAATAATGTGAACAGGCAGCTACCATCTTACAG TGATTCTGTTGGTGTCTCTGATGGACTATCTTCATCATCACACCATGGTGGGTTGCAATCTGCATGGACAGTGAGCCCAGGCCAAGTGTCAATGGCTGATATTGTCAAGATGGGTAGGCCACAGATCAAGACATCCACGCTTAACCCATCTGTCCATAGCGGGAATCATCAGAATGCTTTTTCACCTCCAGGTGCCTCACAGCACAACTTGCATTCCTTGCAAGGTCATGCTTCAAATGTTTCAGAGACAAATAATGATCAAGGCTTTGCTATTAACCCCAACGTTCAACAAAATGATGAATGGCCTTCTATTGAGCACCAATCAACAGCTTGTGTATCCTCTGTTGTTGATGCCCATCCAAATTCTGAATATTATACAAATTCATCTAACTTTGGCGAAGCTAATAGCCAACAGAAGAACCATGTAAATGAATTTGTAGTGGAAGACGGTCCTGTTGAGACTCCTGACGCTGTTGGATCTGCTTCTATACCTGGTAAAATTATATCTGATGATATTCCAGGAAGTGCTTCTGCATTTGATGATAGTTTGTACACGGACATAAATTCCTACCAGTCTCATCGGCATCCTTTTGATGATAATGAAG ATGACAATGGTGTTTCATCAGTTGCTGCAAACTTGGAGCAGCTAAATTTACGCCCAGATGATCAAGGGACAGAACCAGAGGAGGACAATTCTGATGTACTTATTCCAAATCATCTACAACTCCATACTCCAGAATGCTTTAATCTGAGTTTTGGAAGTTTTGGATCTAAACAAAATGCTGGTCTCTCTGGATCTGGGACACATGCATCTAGGCCCTTAAATAGTAACTTGGAGGAGACTTCTGGAGCTACTGATGTTTCAGCAGTTGGGTCCTCGGATTCCAA AAATCCTGACTATTATGGGGATGAGCATATTACTACTACCTCAGATGCAAATATGCCCCACATAACTGGTGTGGATGTTAGGAGTTATGAACATTCTTCCATTTCACAACCAGAGATTTTAAAATCTGAGCCCTCTGAAACTGCTCAGGAAAATCAATATtcatttccttcattttcacACGAGTTTACCTATCAAAATGCCCAACAACCAGATGTTACATATCCTCATTCACAGACAAACTCACAGATCCAGAACCTATCTCCCTTCTCTAGTGTAATG GCATATACTAATTCTTTGCCCAATGCTCTGTTGGCTTCAACGGGTCAAACAGCAAGGGAGGACATGTCGTACTCACCCTTCCCTGTTACACAATCAATGCCTGCTAAATATAGCAACATGGCTTCTTCAATTGGTGGTCCCACTATAAACATGTCCGAG GCTCTAAGGGCAAACAGCATTTCGACGCCTCAACCGAATCCGCAAGCATTGCCTGGTGCGAGTGTTGCCACTGGACCTTCACTTCCTCAACACCTGGCTGTGCATCCCTACTCGCAGCCTACTCTGCCTTTGGGACATTTTGCTAATATGATTAGCTATCCATTCATGCCTCAGAGTTATACCTACATGCCATCGGCATTTCAACAGGCTTTTGCTGGAAATAGCACATACCACCAATCTCTGGCAGCAGTGCTTCCACAATACAAAAATAGTATTTCTGTCAGCAGCTTGCCTCAGTCTGCTGCTATTCCATCTGGATATGGTTTTGGAAGTTCCACCAGCATCCCTGGAGGAAATTATCCTTTGAATCCATCAGCTCCCCCTACTAGTACAGCCATTGGATATGATGATGTTATAAGCTCCCAGTATAAGGAAAACAATCATATGATATCACTTCAACAG AATGAGAACTCTCCAATGTGGGTTCAAGGGCCTGGCTCTCGAACAATGTCAGTTCCTCCCAGCACGTATTACAGCTTCCAAGGACAGAATCAACAACAAGCAGGTGGATTTCGGCAAAACCAGCAGCCATCACAACATTTTGGACCCCATGGGTACCCTAATTACTACCATTCTCAGAGTGGGATTTCTCTGGAACATCAGCAGCAGAACCCTAGGGATGCTTCCCTTGCTGGCTCTCAGCAGCAGAACCCTAAGCAGTCCCAACAATTATGGCAAAACAGCTACTAA
- the LOC101505243 gene encoding uncharacterized protein isoform X1 has product MSGKGGGQKVSSLSGIPAASRKMVQSLKEIVNNIPDNEIYATLKDCNMDPNEAVSRLLSQDPFHEVKSKREKKKEGKDITEPRSRGTNYNTSSRVGGGRTGTDRYVGRGGASSTQFSNSDYGFPQVKPVYKKENGTPAYGGPAPYGGSTSYASSVMENNVNRQLPSYSDSVGVSDGLSSSSHHGGLQSAWTVSPGQVSMADIVKMGRPQIKTSTLNPSVHSGNHQNAFSPPGASQHNLHSLQGHASNVSETNNDQGFAINPNVQQNDEWPSIEHQSTACVSSVVDAHPNSEYYTNSSNFGEANSQQKNHVNEFVVEDGPVETPDAVGSASIPGKIISDDIPGSASAFDDSLYTDINSYQSHRHPFDDNEDDNGVSSVAANLEQLNLRPDDQGTEPEEDNSDVLIPNHLQLHTPECFNLSFGSFGSKQNAGLSGSGTHASRPLNSNLEETSGATDVSAVGSSDSKNPDYYGDEHITTTSDANMPHITGVDVRSYEHSSISQPEILKSEPSETAQENQYSFPSFSHEFTYQNAQQPDVTYPHSQTNSQIQNLSPFSSVMAYTNSLPNALLASTGQTAREDMSYSPFPVTQSMPAKYSNMASSIGGPTINMSEMQALRANSISTPQPNPQALPGASVATGPSLPQHLAVHPYSQPTLPLGHFANMISYPFMPQSYTYMPSAFQQAFAGNSTYHQSLAAVLPQYKNSISVSSLPQSAAIPSGYGFGSSTSIPGGNYPLNPSAPPTSTAIGYDDVISSQYKENNHMISLQQNENSPMWVQGPGSRTMSVPPSTYYSFQGQNQQQAGGFRQNQQPSQHFGPHGYPNYYHSQSGISLEHQQQNPRDASLAGSQQQNPKQSQQLWQNSY; this is encoded by the exons ATGAGCGGCAAAGGCGGTGGACAAAAAGTTTCGTCGTTGTCGGGAATTCCGGCGGCGAGTCGGAAAATGGTTCAGAGCTTGAAAGAGATAGTAAACAACATCCCCGATAACGAGATCTATGCCACTCTCAAAGACTGTAACATGGACCCTAACGAAGCCGTTAGTCGTCTCCTCTCTCAAG ATCCCTTTCACGAGGTCAAGAGCAAacgagaaaagaaaaaagag GGTAAGGATATAACAGAACCAAGGTCTCGTGGGACAAACTATAATACTTCTAGTCGCGTTGGTGGTGGTAGGACCGGAACTGACCGCTATGTTGGACGCGGTGGTGCAAGTTCAACTCAATTCAGTAATAGTG ATTATGGTTTCCCGCAGGTTAAACCTGTATACAAGAAGGAAAATGGAACACCTGCTTATGGAGGCCCGGCCCCTTATGGAGGCTCGACCTCTTATGCATCTAGTGTGATGGAGAATAATGTGAACAGGCAGCTACCATCTTACAG TGATTCTGTTGGTGTCTCTGATGGACTATCTTCATCATCACACCATGGTGGGTTGCAATCTGCATGGACAGTGAGCCCAGGCCAAGTGTCAATGGCTGATATTGTCAAGATGGGTAGGCCACAGATCAAGACATCCACGCTTAACCCATCTGTCCATAGCGGGAATCATCAGAATGCTTTTTCACCTCCAGGTGCCTCACAGCACAACTTGCATTCCTTGCAAGGTCATGCTTCAAATGTTTCAGAGACAAATAATGATCAAGGCTTTGCTATTAACCCCAACGTTCAACAAAATGATGAATGGCCTTCTATTGAGCACCAATCAACAGCTTGTGTATCCTCTGTTGTTGATGCCCATCCAAATTCTGAATATTATACAAATTCATCTAACTTTGGCGAAGCTAATAGCCAACAGAAGAACCATGTAAATGAATTTGTAGTGGAAGACGGTCCTGTTGAGACTCCTGACGCTGTTGGATCTGCTTCTATACCTGGTAAAATTATATCTGATGATATTCCAGGAAGTGCTTCTGCATTTGATGATAGTTTGTACACGGACATAAATTCCTACCAGTCTCATCGGCATCCTTTTGATGATAATGAAG ATGACAATGGTGTTTCATCAGTTGCTGCAAACTTGGAGCAGCTAAATTTACGCCCAGATGATCAAGGGACAGAACCAGAGGAGGACAATTCTGATGTACTTATTCCAAATCATCTACAACTCCATACTCCAGAATGCTTTAATCTGAGTTTTGGAAGTTTTGGATCTAAACAAAATGCTGGTCTCTCTGGATCTGGGACACATGCATCTAGGCCCTTAAATAGTAACTTGGAGGAGACTTCTGGAGCTACTGATGTTTCAGCAGTTGGGTCCTCGGATTCCAA AAATCCTGACTATTATGGGGATGAGCATATTACTACTACCTCAGATGCAAATATGCCCCACATAACTGGTGTGGATGTTAGGAGTTATGAACATTCTTCCATTTCACAACCAGAGATTTTAAAATCTGAGCCCTCTGAAACTGCTCAGGAAAATCAATATtcatttccttcattttcacACGAGTTTACCTATCAAAATGCCCAACAACCAGATGTTACATATCCTCATTCACAGACAAACTCACAGATCCAGAACCTATCTCCCTTCTCTAGTGTAATG GCATATACTAATTCTTTGCCCAATGCTCTGTTGGCTTCAACGGGTCAAACAGCAAGGGAGGACATGTCGTACTCACCCTTCCCTGTTACACAATCAATGCCTGCTAAATATAGCAACATGGCTTCTTCAATTGGTGGTCCCACTATAAACATGTCCGAG ATGCAGGCTCTAAGGGCAAACAGCATTTCGACGCCTCAACCGAATCCGCAAGCATTGCCTGGTGCGAGTGTTGCCACTGGACCTTCACTTCCTCAACACCTGGCTGTGCATCCCTACTCGCAGCCTACTCTGCCTTTGGGACATTTTGCTAATATGATTAGCTATCCATTCATGCCTCAGAGTTATACCTACATGCCATCGGCATTTCAACAGGCTTTTGCTGGAAATAGCACATACCACCAATCTCTGGCAGCAGTGCTTCCACAATACAAAAATAGTATTTCTGTCAGCAGCTTGCCTCAGTCTGCTGCTATTCCATCTGGATATGGTTTTGGAAGTTCCACCAGCATCCCTGGAGGAAATTATCCTTTGAATCCATCAGCTCCCCCTACTAGTACAGCCATTGGATATGATGATGTTATAAGCTCCCAGTATAAGGAAAACAATCATATGATATCACTTCAACAG AATGAGAACTCTCCAATGTGGGTTCAAGGGCCTGGCTCTCGAACAATGTCAGTTCCTCCCAGCACGTATTACAGCTTCCAAGGACAGAATCAACAACAAGCAGGTGGATTTCGGCAAAACCAGCAGCCATCACAACATTTTGGACCCCATGGGTACCCTAATTACTACCATTCTCAGAGTGGGATTTCTCTGGAACATCAGCAGCAGAACCCTAGGGATGCTTCCCTTGCTGGCTCTCAGCAGCAGAACCCTAAGCAGTCCCAACAATTATGGCAAAACAGCTACTAA